CCAGGGTTACCAGGGGCTGGGCTTGCGGCTGGGGCGTCGGCGTCGCCACGGGAGTCGTGGCGCTGGCGACGGCGTCGTAAGCCGGGAAGTCCGCCTGCAATGTGCTTGCCGCGGCCAGCAGTGCGGCCGTACCGCTCAGCGGCATCCACAAGCGGCTGATACGCATTGATCGTGACATCGAATTACCTCTTCATCGTGGTTTTACGCAAAACGCCCGCGAGCACCGGAATCCCGCCTCACGGTTGGCGCCAGCCATGAGCCGCTACACAGGCCCAGGCCGCGAGAAAAGCCATGCCGCCGAAGGGTGTGATCACGCCCAGCCAGCGGATGCCGGAGACAGCCAGCAGATACAGGCTGCCGGAGAACAGGACGATACCCGCGAGCATCAGCCATGCCGCCCAGGCCAGCGTCCGGAACTGGGGAGCCTGACGCATCAGGAGGGCGACCAGGCCCAGCCCCAGCGCATGCCAGAAATGGTACTGCACGCCGGTCTGGTAGACCGCCAGCATCTCCGGCGCGATGACATTCTTGAGGCCGTGCGCGCCGAAAGCGCCCATGGCTACCCCGGTGAAACCGGCGACACCCGTCGTCACGAGCCAGCCGTTTGTTCCTCTCTTTTCCATTTCATCTCCTAGGGTCCTGGCCCTTGCCTTGGCGGCAATTGCGCCCTGCCGCAAAATGGTTCAGGCTACTCACCCACAATTTCAGCGCCCCGCTTTTCCGTGCCTTGAATACCATGAACAGACACCTCGTTTGCGGATTTCTCTCCGCCTTTTTCGCCGCCACGGTCTCAGCCAACCCCGCGCCGGACTGCCGGCTGAACCGGTACCAGGACGGAACTCCGCTGAATATCGCCGGTTTCAAAGGCAAAGTGGCCTATGTCGACTTCTGGGCCTCCTGGTGCGGCCCCTGTCTGCAATCGTTCCCGTTCATGGCCGAAACCTACAAGGACTTCAAGCCGAAAGGCTTCGAACTGATCGCGGTCAACCTCGACGAGGAGCGGGAAGGCGCAGACGCTTTCCTGGCGAAACAGCCTGTCGACTTCACCATCGCTTCCGACCCGGCGGGCGATTGTCCCAGACAGTACGACGTCCAGGCGATGCCGTCATCGTTCCTCATCGACCGGAAGGGCAACATCCGCCATGTCCACCTGGGGTTCCGGGAAAAGGACAGGGCGGAAATCCGCGCCCAGATCGAAGCGTTGCTCAACGAACCGTGAAAGCTCTCCAAGAATACGACAACGAAGGCCTTCCCGAGTTCGACAGCAGCGGCGGGCCGCCGCGATGAAACGAGCGATTCTTCTGTCCTGCCACCTCGCGCTTCTGCCCGGCTGCGTGCAGACGGTCGCTCCGTGGGAGCGAGGCACGCTCGCCAAACCGCAGATGGCATTGGTGCCCGATGCCCAACATTCGGCGCTCATGCTACATACCTACAGTTCCAAGGAAACCTCGTCGGGCGGCTATGGCGTGGGCGGTGGGGGCTGTGGCTGCAACTGACCGGCTGGCGGCCTTCACGGCGGCGGCCCTGGCGCTGCCGGGCATGGCGGCCGCGCAAGGGATGGACCTCAGCCCGGAAGCGCTGGCCATCGACGGCAGTTATTCGAACTACCAGGAAAGCAACGGTCGGATGTCGGTGCAGGCGTTCCAGAACGACGCTGCGCTCCGGCTGGGCGAGGACGTCAATTTCCGGGTGAACAGCACGCTGGACTTCATCGGCGGCGGCTCGAATCCGATGAACCTCAACCAGATCGGAGGCGCCTCCCCCACTTTCTACTGGGGGCGGAACAACAACTACGGCAGAAAATATGGCGAACTGGAACTGTCCCAGGCCACCCAGGGCCCGCAGCAGGGCCGGCAGGGCGGGATCCACGACCAGCGCCTGGCCATCGACGGCGCCCTGAACGTGGCGCTGGACGACCTGACCCTGGGCGTCGCCGGCGGCAACTCCACGGAGTGGGACTACATCTCCAACTTCTTCAACCTGGATGCGCGCTGGGACCTCAACCGGAAGGCGACGACCCTCGCCGCCGGCTTCGGCTATGCCTCCGACACCGTGTGGGCGGACGGCGGCAACCAGGGCCGCATCCACCAGCAGTACACCGACGGCACGGTGATCGGCGGCGACAAGAACACCTACCAGGGGCTGCTTGGCCTGACTCAGGTGCTGGACAAGAATTCGCTGATCCAGGTCAATCTGACCGTCGGCAACAGCTCCGGCTTTCTGTCCGATCCGTACAAATCGGCCTGGGTGAACAACGTTCCCGCGGCCCGCTCATCCTCCACCCGCTCCGCTTCGGCGCAGGACGCTCCGGACATGTCGACCCGCAGCGGGGCCAGTGGCGGCAACCCTGAGCCGTCGCCGACGCCCGCTCCCTCAACCGGCCAGCCGGTCGAGGCTCCCGAAACGCTGGTCAACACCTTTTGCCGGCAAAGCGTGCCCTTTTCCTTCCAGGCCAATCTCTGCGCCGACACCCGTCCCGGCTCGCGCATCCAGTCCGCAGTGCTGCTGCGCTATGTGCGGAACATTCCGGAACTGGATGCCGCCGCGCTGCACCTGGACTACCGGTTCTATTCGGATAACTGGAACATCGACTCGCACACCTTCGAAGCCGGCTGGCTGCAGCCGCTGCCCTACGAGACGATGCTGACGTTCCGCCTCAGGTATTACACCCAGAGGTCTTCGTACTTCTATCAAACCGTCTACGACAACCCGACCGCCGACGGCCTGTATTCCTCCGACTACCGGCTCGCCAGCTTCGGCGCGGTCGGCGGTGGACTCCAGTTGAACAAGACCTTCTTCGGGATGCTGCAGATCGGCGGCGGGGTGGACCTGTACCAGCGCACCCAGGGCATGGGCTTCATGGGCGGCACCGGCAGCCACGTGGACAATTTCAGTTTCGCCCTGTATTCGGTCAACCTGAATCTCAAGTTCTAGCGAGCCGTTGAACCTGCATCCCTTCCGCTTCCCGTTCCGGGCGATGGGTTCGCCCTGCCACCTGATCCTCTACGCCGCAAGCGAAACCGAGGCGCAGCCCGTGGCAAGGGAAGTGATCGAGGATGTGCAAGCCCTGGAAGCCCGCTACTCGCGCTACCGGCCGGACAGCCTGCTGTCCAGGGTCAATCGCCTGGCCGGCCGGAAAGGCGGGGTGGTTGTAGACGAAGAAATGGCGGCCCTCCTCGACTACGCCCGGACCTGTTACGAACAGAGCGATGGCCTGTTCGACGTGACCTCCGGCATCCTGCGCCGGGCCTGGAATTTCTCCGGCAGCCGGCTGCCCGAGCAGCGCGACATCGACGCCCTGCTGGAACGGGTAGGCTGGGACAAGCTGCGCTGGGAGCCACCGGTGCTGAAATTCGAAATGCCCGGCATGGAGTTGGATTTCGGCGGCATCGGCAAGGAATACGCCGCCGATCGCGCCGCGACGCGCTGCCTCGAACGCGGCATCACGGCCGGCGTGGTCAATTTCGGCGGCGACCTGCGGGTGATCGGCCCGCACCCGGACGGCACGGCCTGGGAGGTCGGCATCAACCACCCGCGCGAACCCGGAAAGCTCCTTGCCACCCTCAGCGTCCGCTCCGGCGCCGTCACCACCAGCGGCGACTACGAGCGCTGCATCGTCGTGGACGGCAAACGCTACGGCCATATCCTCGACCCCAGGACCGGCTGGCCGGTAGAAGGATTGGCGTCGGTGAGCGTGGCCGCTCCGCACGCCCTGGTCGCCGGCAGCGCCTGCACCATCGCCATGCTGAAGGCATCCGACGGCCCCGAATGGCTGCGGACCCTGGGGCTGCCGGCGTTGTGGATGGATGTGGAGGGTCGCGTTGGCCAACTGGCAGCGAACGCAGGACAGGCTTGGTTCGAAAAGTAAGTCAAAGATTGCTGTCATGCCGGATCGGACTCCGGCATCCAGTTCCCAGGGACGGGATGCCGACCGGGCCGGTACCAATCGAAACATCCGCCGGGCCGTACCGGCGTCTGTGCCAACCCCCAACCTCGCCCTCCCTGGCGCTGGATTGCGGCTCCCCGGCCGGAACGACGGCGATCGTGCCGGACCGGATTCGGGCTACCAGGCCCCGGGCGGGAAACTGGGCGGACTCTGCCGATGCAGGATCAGCGCCTGAAGTAGAATACGCCCCTTCAGAACTGGCGGACTCCCCCACCCCATGTGCGAACTACTGGGCATGAATTGCAACGTGCCGACCGACATCTGCTTCTCGTTCCGCGGCTTCACCCTGCGCGGCGGATGCACCGGCCACCATACCGACGGCTTCGGCATCGCCTTCTTCGAGGAGCGGGGCTGCCGGGTGTTCCTGGACTACGAGCCCTCCGCCGGGTCGCCGATCGCCGAACTGATCCGGAACTATCCGATCAAGTCGACCAACGTCATCGCCCACATCCGCAAGGCCACGGTCGGCGAGACCACGCTCGCCAATTGCCACCCTTTCCAGCGGGAGATGTGGGGGCGGAACTGGATCTTCGCGCACAACGGCAACCTGGAAAACCTGCCCGCATTGCGCCAGCGCTACTACCGCCCGGTCGGCACCACCGACAGCGAACAGGCTTTCTGCCTCATTCTGGAGACCCTGCGCCAGCGCCATCCCGAGCCGCCCGGCAGCGCCGATCTGGTCCGCACGATCGTGGAGGTGACGCGCGAAATCGCCGGACATGGCACGTTCAACTACGTCCTGTCCGACGGCGAGCTGATGCTCGCCCATTGCGCCACCCACCTGCACTACATCGTCAGACAGGCGCCGTTCAGCCATGCCCACTTGGTCGACGAAGATCTCACGGTCGATTTCGCCGATCTCACCACCCCGGACGACAGGGTATCGGTCATCGCGACCCAACCACTGACCGACAACGAAACCTGGACTGCCATGGCGCCGGGCGAATTGATCGTGTTCAAGGACGGGGCGCCGGCGGCTTTTCCGACCCGAGACATCGAATGACCCATCGCATCCACATCGTCGGCTGCTCCCCCCGCAGCGGCACGACCCTGCTCAACGAACTCATGGTGACCTGCTTCGAGATCGGCGGCTATGCCGAGCACGAGCAGAGCATCTACAAGCCGTACGCCTACAGCGACGAGATTCTGCTGACCAAGTATCCGCTGCAGACCGCCGTGGTCGCCCCGTTCCTGGCGGTGGACCCCGACCTGTGGGTGATCTATTTGCTGCGCGACCCGCGCGACGCCGTCTCCAGCCGCAGCCACCGCAAGGACACCCGGCGCTACTGGAGCAACCTCGGCCTCTGGCGCGAACTCCACGGCGCGGCCACGAAGCTCATGCGCCATCCCCGCTACCTCACCGTGCGTTACGAGGATCTGGTGTCCGATCCGGACGCGGTGCAGCGGAACCTGATGGAACGCATGCCGTTCCTGCGCCTGCGCCATCCCTTCAGCGAATTCCATCGCCATGCCCGGCCTTCCCAGGATTCGCTCGATGCCTTGGGGAGTCTGCGGCCGATCGATCCCGGCAGCGTCGGCAATTGGCGCCAGCATAAGCCGCATCTGGCGGCGCAGATGGCGAAGTACGGCGATCTGTCCGATCTGCTGATCGAACTCGGCTACGAAAAGGACAAGGCCTGGCTGGCCGAGCTGGAAGGCGTGACGCCCGACGACAGCGGCGCCCT
This portion of the Methylococcus mesophilus genome encodes:
- a CDS encoding DUF423 domain-containing protein, producing the protein MEKRGTNGWLVTTGVAGFTGVAMGAFGAHGLKNVIAPEMLAVYQTGVQYHFWHALGLGLVALLMRQAPQFRTLAWAAWLMLAGIVLFSGSLYLLAVSGIRWLGVITPFGGMAFLAAWACVAAHGWRQP
- a CDS encoding TlpA family protein disulfide reductase codes for the protein MNRHLVCGFLSAFFAATVSANPAPDCRLNRYQDGTPLNIAGFKGKVAYVDFWASWCGPCLQSFPFMAETYKDFKPKGFELIAVNLDEEREGADAFLAKQPVDFTIASDPAGDCPRQYDVQAMPSSFLIDRKGNIRHVHLGFREKDRAEIRAQIEALLNEP
- a CDS encoding DUF4266 domain-containing protein, translated to MKRAILLSCHLALLPGCVQTVAPWERGTLAKPQMALVPDAQHSALMLHTYSSKETSSGGYGVGGGGCGCN
- a CDS encoding DUF3570 domain-containing protein, producing MAATDRLAAFTAAALALPGMAAAQGMDLSPEALAIDGSYSNYQESNGRMSVQAFQNDAALRLGEDVNFRVNSTLDFIGGGSNPMNLNQIGGASPTFYWGRNNNYGRKYGELELSQATQGPQQGRQGGIHDQRLAIDGALNVALDDLTLGVAGGNSTEWDYISNFFNLDARWDLNRKATTLAAGFGYASDTVWADGGNQGRIHQQYTDGTVIGGDKNTYQGLLGLTQVLDKNSLIQVNLTVGNSSGFLSDPYKSAWVNNVPAARSSSTRSASAQDAPDMSTRSGASGGNPEPSPTPAPSTGQPVEAPETLVNTFCRQSVPFSFQANLCADTRPGSRIQSAVLLRYVRNIPELDAAALHLDYRFYSDNWNIDSHTFEAGWLQPLPYETMLTFRLRYYTQRSSYFYQTVYDNPTADGLYSSDYRLASFGAVGGGLQLNKTFFGMLQIGGGVDLYQRTQGMGFMGGTGSHVDNFSFALYSVNLNLKF
- a CDS encoding FAD:protein FMN transferase; its protein translation is MNLHPFRFPFRAMGSPCHLILYAASETEAQPVAREVIEDVQALEARYSRYRPDSLLSRVNRLAGRKGGVVVDEEMAALLDYARTCYEQSDGLFDVTSGILRRAWNFSGSRLPEQRDIDALLERVGWDKLRWEPPVLKFEMPGMELDFGGIGKEYAADRAATRCLERGITAGVVNFGGDLRVIGPHPDGTAWEVGINHPREPGKLLATLSVRSGAVTTSGDYERCIVVDGKRYGHILDPRTGWPVEGLASVSVAAPHALVAGSACTIAMLKASDGPEWLRTLGLPALWMDVEGRVGQLAANAGQAWFEK
- a CDS encoding class II glutamine amidotransferase codes for the protein MCELLGMNCNVPTDICFSFRGFTLRGGCTGHHTDGFGIAFFEERGCRVFLDYEPSAGSPIAELIRNYPIKSTNVIAHIRKATVGETTLANCHPFQREMWGRNWIFAHNGNLENLPALRQRYYRPVGTTDSEQAFCLILETLRQRHPEPPGSADLVRTIVEVTREIAGHGTFNYVLSDGELMLAHCATHLHYIVRQAPFSHAHLVDEDLTVDFADLTTPDDRVSVIATQPLTDNETWTAMAPGELIVFKDGAPAAFPTRDIE
- a CDS encoding sulfotransferase family protein; this translates as MTHRIHIVGCSPRSGTTLLNELMVTCFEIGGYAEHEQSIYKPYAYSDEILLTKYPLQTAVVAPFLAVDPDLWVIYLLRDPRDAVSSRSHRKDTRRYWSNLGLWRELHGAATKLMRHPRYLTVRYEDLVSDPDAVQRNLMERMPFLRLRHPFSEFHRHARPSQDSLDALGSLRPIDPGSVGNWRQHKPHLAAQMAKYGDLSDLLIELGYEKDKAWLAELEGVTPDDSGALVLPERTWYWHLGKRLDLYWRAAIYWLTRQPALTQPIYRLRTRRRAKKAER